The following proteins come from a genomic window of Panicum hallii strain FIL2 chromosome 8, PHallii_v3.1, whole genome shotgun sequence:
- the LOC112903232 gene encoding sex determination protein tasselseed-2-like has protein sequence MMHRLVGEARRRAAPVMAGGERWLSAAAEANRGRLEGKIALVTGGASGLGKAAAHEFIQEGAQAVILADINSELGPETARELGPKAHFVPCDVAVEDSVAAAVDAAVARHGRLDVMLNSAGVVGPLTPGTSQLACLDFAQFDAVMSVNVRGTLAGIKHATRVMAPPAGAGGGSILCMASISGVLGGLGTYPYSVSKFAIAGIVKAAAAELSRLGVRVNCISPYAVPTPMVVDQFSALLGRAADEAQVAAIIRGLGELRGATCEAVDIARAAVYLASDDAKYVSGHNLVVDGGFTSYKNMNLPFPTKPQE, from the exons ATGATGCACCGGCTCGTCGGCGAAGCTAG GAGAAGGGCGGCTCCGGTGATGGCCGGCGGAGAGCGGTGGCTGTCTGCGGCGGCCGAGGCCAACCGAGGAAG GCTCGAGGGTAAGATTGCACTGGTCACCGGTGGCGCGAGCGGGCTCGGGAAGGCAGCGGCCCACGAGTTCATCCAGGAGGGCGCGCAGGCCGTGATCCTCGCGGACATCAACTCCGAGCTGGGCCCCGAGACCGCGCGAGAGCTGGGCCCGAAGGCCCACTTCGTGCCCTGCGACGTCGCCGTCGAGGACAGCGTCGCCGCGGCCGTGGACGCCGCCGTGGCGCGGCACGGCCGGCTGGACGTCATGCTCAACAGCGCCGGCGTCGTGGGCCCGCTCACCCCGGGCACGTCGCAGCTGGCCTGCCTGGACTTCGCGCAGTTCGACGCCGTCATGTCGGTGAACGTGCGCGGGACGCTGGCGGGGATCAAGCACGCCACGCGCGTCatggcgccgccggccggcgccggcggcgggtccATCCTCTGCATGGCGAGCATCAGCGGCGTTCTCGGAGGGCTCGGGACGTACCCGTATTCGGTGTCCAAGTTCGCCATCGCGGGGATCGtcaaggccgccgccgccgagctctCGCGGCTCGGCGTCCGCGTCAACTGCATCTCGCCGTACGCGGTGCCGACGCCGATGGTGGTGGACCAATTCTCGGCGCTGCTCGGCCGAGCCGCCGACGAGGCGCAGGTGGCGGCCATCATCAGGGGGCTCGGGGAGCTGAGAGGCGCGACGTGCGAGGCGGTGGACATCGCCAGGGCCGCCGTGTACCTCGCCTCCGACGACGCCAAGTACGTCTCCGGGCACAACCTGGTGGTCGACGGCGGGTTCACGAGCTACAAGAACATGAACCTGCCCTTCCCTACCAAGCCACAGGAATGA